The Longimicrobium sp. genomic interval TAAGCCCCACTCGCGCGGATGGTACTGCCGGGGCCACCCGGTGGGAGAGTACGGCGCCGCCGGCCTACGTATCAAGCCCCCCGATGCTCAGCGATGAGCGTCGGGGGGCTTCTGTTCGTGGAACAGCCTCACACAGAGCACGCAGAGGGAACTGCAAGCCACGGAGAATACCTTTTGCTGTTCTCTCTGTGGCTCCATGTCTCTGTGTGAGGCCAAAGCAGAAGGCCCGAAGCCGGGGAGGCTTCGGGCCTTCAAAGGGGGGGTGGCAGCGCCGAGGGCGTGGGGCGGGTGGGTCGTGCGGCGGGACTGCGGGTGGGTGCTGCGGGTGCGTTTTGAGTCGAACTGGTCCTGCGGTCGCTGGCCCCCTTCTGCGCGTCGTCTCCGACGTTCGGCTACCCTATTGGCAATCGGGGGGCCATTCTGGGGCGGTCTGGTAAGCTGTTGCAGTGTGCCGAGTTGTGGTTTCTTGGCTGATGCGGGGTGCGGGATTATTGGGACTGCGCGCGGACAAGTGGGACATCCGCTCCACACTCGCGGTGGGGCAGGGTGCTCCTGCATGTGGAGCGGGATGCGTGATGCAGTGTACAAGCGCATCGGGAGCGTTGCGCGCCGGCATCGAGACGAGGATGTGATGTCCAGGAAGTACGGGATCAAAGAGGTGTTCGGTACGCTCCAGGGCGAGGGGGCGCAGGCGGGGACCCCAGCGGTCTTTCTGCGCTTCGCGGGGTGCAACCTGGGCTACGAGGTGTGTCCCTTCTGCGACACGGACTGGCTGCGGCCCAGCGTCGTGACCGATCTGGAGGGTACGCTCGAGCTCGTGCGCCAGGAGGCGGAGAAGTCGTTTGGGGGCGAGCGCGCCGGGCTGCTCCTGGTCGCCACGGGCGGGGAGCCGAGCCTGCAGCTCGACCGGCCGCTCTCCGATGCGCTGCGCGCGCGCGGGTACCGGATCGCGATGGAGTCCAACGGGTCGCGCGAGGTGGACCGTTCGCTCGTGGACTGGCTCACCATCTCACCGAAGCAGGAGGAGTTCGCGCAGAAGGAGGGGAGCGAGCTGAAGCTGCTCTTCACCGGCAATTCCATCCCCGGGATCACGCCGGACGTGGCGGCGGTGCGCCGGATGGTGGAGGGGACGCGGTTCGAGCAGTATTTCCTCCAGCCCATCGACGTCGCCGAGGCGGGGGGGCCGAACTACGCGGAGGCGATCCGCGCGGTGATGGAGCTGGGGCCGCCGTGGAGGCTCTCGGTGCAGACCCACAAGGTGGTGGGGATTCCTTGACCCACTCGTGGCGCTGACGGTGCGCGCCTTCTACACCGACGAATTCGTGCTCCCGCTTCCAGAGGGGCACCGCTTCCCCATGATCAAGTACGCCCGCGTCCGCGAGCGCTGCCTGGCGGAGGGGATCCTGCGCGAGCCGGATCTGGAGGTGCCGCCCGCCGCCGCGTGGGATGAGCTCATGCTGGTGCACGATCGCGACTACGTGGAGCGCGTGCGCGAGGGGCGGCTGGAATATCTGGAGCAGCGGCGGATCGGATTCCCCTGGAGCGACGGGATGGTGGAGCGATCACGCCGGTCGGCCGGGGCGACGATCTGCGCGGGGAGGGTGGCGCTTGGGGAGGCGGAGGCGGGTGGGTGGGGCGTGGCCGTGAACCTGGCCGGCGGCACCCATCACGCCTACCCGGACCACGGCGAGGGCTTCTGCGTCTTCAACGACGCGGCGGTCGCCATCCGCGTGTTGCAGCGTGACCGGGCCATCCGGCGCGCCGCGGTGATCGACTGCGACGTGCACCAGGGGAACGGGACCGCGGCCGTGTTCGCGTCCGATCCCTCCGCCTTCACCTTTTCCATCCACGGCGCGCGGAACTTCCCCTTTCGCAAGGAGCGCAGCTCGCTGGACGTGGAGCTTCCCGACGGCGCGGGGGACGACGCCTTCCTGGCCGCGCTGGAGCTGCACGTGCCGCGGGTGCTCGCCGAGTTCGGGCTGGAGCTGGTGATCTACCTGGCCGGCGCCGATCCCTTCCACCAGGACCGCTTCGGCCGCCTGGCGATGACCA includes:
- a CDS encoding histone deacetylase, which translates into the protein MALTVRAFYTDEFVLPLPEGHRFPMIKYARVRERCLAEGILREPDLEVPPAAAWDELMLVHDRDYVERVREGRLEYLEQRRIGFPWSDGMVERSRRSAGATICAGRVALGEAEAGGWGVAVNLAGGTHHAYPDHGEGFCVFNDAAVAIRVLQRDRAIRRAAVIDCDVHQGNGTAAVFASDPSAFTFSIHGARNFPFRKERSSLDVELPDGAGDDAFLAALELHVPRVLAEFGLELVIYLAGADPFHQDRFGRLAMTKDGLAERDRLVLGACRDAGVPVAVAMAGGYARDTEDTVDIHVRTIHTAAAMHAEQSVSAEAGTA